In Mytilus galloprovincialis chromosome 1, xbMytGall1.hap1.1, whole genome shotgun sequence, the following are encoded in one genomic region:
- the LOC143080925 gene encoding peroxiredoxin-like 2C isoform X2 yields the protein MSTKEELNAPEEIKGVDDLKITRTDKPDEPTMEVDFEKIQDMIVFDEMGNKIRFGDIYKKQKTIIVFTRHFLCFVCKDYVEDLALVPFEYLQEADVRLVVIGPAPFKFIKDFKKLTGFQSTLYTDPERVLYKALGLKEHLEHGSSDSRHVKQNMFMGVMRSIWRSMKYQEFQGNVQQQGGALVVGPGNELLYSHVDKNSTSHTPINKLLEVAGVLPVSFPKDPRVQSL from the exons ATGTCAACTAAAGAGGAACTAAACGCTCCAGAAGAAATCAAAGGAGTCGACGATCTAAAGATAACTAGAACAGATAAACCAGATGAGCCAACAATGGAAGTGGACTTTGAGAAGATTCAAGATATGATTGTATTTGATGAAATGGGCAACAAAATACGTTTTGGAGATATTtacaagaaacaaaaaacaatcatTGTCTTTACAAGG CATTTTCTGTGTTTTGTGTGTAAAGATTATGTAGAAG ATCTGGCATTGGTTCCTTTTGAGTATCTTCAG GAAGCAGATGTACGACTTGTTGTAATTGGGCCAGCaccttttaaatttataaaa gATTTTAAGAAATTGACTGGATTTCAGTCCACTTTATATACCGATCCAGAAAGAGTGCTTTATAAAGCATTAGGCTTAAAAGAACACTTGGAACATGGAAGTTCAG ATAGTAGACATGTGAAACAGAATATGTTTATGGGTGTAATGAGAAGTATATGGAGATCAATGAAATATCAAGAATTCCAGGGAAATGTTCAGCAGCAGG GGGGTGCCTTAGTTGTTGGACCAG GTAATGAATTGCTTTATTCACACGTGGACAAAAACTCCACCAGTCATACTCCAATCAACAAACTGTTAGAAGTAGCAGGAGTATTACCAGTCAGTTTTCCAAAAGACCCAAGAGTTCAAAGCTTGTGA
- the LOC143080933 gene encoding hydroxysteroid dehydrogenase-like protein 2, whose amino-acid sequence MAANTGKLAGKTIFITGASRGIGKAIALKAARDGANIVIAAKTAQAHPKLPGTIYTAAKEVEDLGGKCLPCIVDVRSEEEVRKAVEDAVQKFGGIDILVNNASAISLTGTVETSMKKYDLMNQVNGRGTYLCSHVCVPYLKKSSNPHILNISPPLNMNPKWFKDHVAYTMAKYGMSMCVLGMSEELKGDGIAVNALWPRTAILTAAMEMLGGSGEVAKQCRKPEIMSDAAYVMFIKDSKSYTGNFAIDDEVLKASGVTDMEQYACVPGNRLLPDFFLEEDPDFLRQQMVEDGAKPAFGRSSSSSGGPAATFETLKTMLNEDLVDSTKGVFQFNLSGADQGEWYLDLKNGSGAVGQGPAPGGADCEMTLDSADFSKMFKGELKAVAAFMGGKLKIKGDMGLAMKLEKLMSQMNSKL is encoded by the exons ATGGCAGCAAATACCGG GAAACTTGCTGGAAAGACTATCTTTATAACTGGTGCTAGTCGAGGTATTGGTAAAGCTATAGCTTTAAAGGCAGCCAGAGATGGGGCCAACATTGTAATAGCTGCCAAAACAGCCCAAGCACACCCTAAACTTCCAGGAACCATTTACACTGCTGCTAAGGAAG TTGAAGACCTTGGTGGTAAATGCCTGCCATGTATTGTTGATGTAAGAAGTGAAGAGGAGGTTAGAAAGGCTGTAGAAGATGCTGTACAGAAGTTTGGTGGTATAGACATACTTGTAAACAATGCCAGTGCTATCAGTCTGACGGGAACAGTAGAAACTTCTATGAAGAAATATGACTTAATGAATCAAGTTAATGGCAGAGGAACTTATCTATG ttcaCATGTATGTGTACCTTACCTAAAGAAGAGCAGTAACCCACATATTCTGAATATTAGCCCTCCACTTAATATGAATCCCAAGTGGTTTAAAGATCATGTAG CTTATACAATGGCCAAATATGGAATGTCAATGTGTGTGTTAGGAATGTCAGAAGAATTAAAAGGTGATGGAATAGCAGTCAATGCTCTATGGCCAAGAACAG CAATTTTAACAGCAGCCATGGAAATGTTAGGAGGAAGTGGTGAAGTTGCCAAGCAATGTCGTAAACCCGAGATCATGTCTGATGCTGCTTATGTCATGTTTATCAAAGATAGCAAATCATACACAGGGAACTTTGCTATAGATGATGAAGTATTGAAGGCTTCTGGTGTTACTGATATGGAGCAGTATGCCTGTGTTCCAG GAAACAGATTACTACCTGATTTTTTCCTGGAAGAAGACCCAGATTTTTTGCGACAACAGATGGTTGAAGATGGTGCAAAACCAGCATTTGGTCGTTCCTCTTCAAGTTCAGGGGGTCCAGCTGCCACATTCGAGACGCTCAAAACCATGTTAAATGAAGATTTAGTCGATAGTACCAAAGGGGTTTTTCAGTTTAACTTATCAg GTGCAGACCAGGGAGAATGGTACTTGGACTTAAAAAATGGAAGTGGAGCTGTAGGGCAAGGGCCAGCACCAGGTGGAGCTGATTGTGAAATGACCCTTGATAGCGCTGACTTTTCTAAAATGTTCAAAGGAGAATTAAAGGCTGTGGCGGCATTCATGGGTGGCAAGCTCAAGATCAAAGGGGACATGGGTTTAGCTATGAAATTAGAAAAATTGATGAGTCAGATGAATTCAAAGTTATGA
- the LOC143080925 gene encoding peroxiredoxin-like 2C isoform X1: MSTKEELNAPEEIKGVDDLKITRTDKPDEPTMEVDFEKIQDMIVFDEMGNKIRFGDIYKKQKTIIVFTRHFLCFVCKDYVEDLALVPFEYLQEADVRLVVIGPAPFKFIKDFKKLTGFQSTLYTDPERVLYKALGLKEHLEHGSSDSRHVKQNMFMGVMRSIWRSMKYQEFQGNVQQQGGALVVGPGNELLYSHVDKNSTSHTPINKLLEVAGVLPVSFPKDPRVQSL, translated from the exons ATGTCAACTAAAGAGGAACTAAACGCTCCAGAAGAAATCAAAGGAGTCGACGATCTAAAGATAACTAGAACAGATAAACCAGATGAGCCAACAATGGAAGTGGACTTTGAGAAGATTCAAGATATGATTGTATTTGATGAAATGGGCAACAAAATACGTTTTGGAGATATTtacaagaaacaaaaaacaatcatTGTCTTTACAAGG CATTTTCTGTGTTTTGTGTGTAAAGATTATGTAGAAG ATCTGGCATTGGTTCCTTTTGAGTATCTTCAG GAAGCAGATGTACGACTTGTTGTAATTGGGCCAGCaccttttaaatttataaaa gATTTTAAGAAATTGACTGGATTTCAGTCCACTTTATATACCGATCCAGAAAGAGTGCTTTATAAAGCATTAGGCTTAAAAGAACACTTGGAACATGGAAGTTCAG ATAGTAGACATGTGAAACAGAATATGTTTATGGGTGTAATGAGAAGTATATGGAGATCAATGAAATATCAAGAATTCCAGGGAAATGTTCAGCAGCAGGGTGGTGCCTTAGTTGTTGGACCAG GTAATGAATTGCTTTATTCACACGTGGACAAAAACTCCACCAGTCATACTCCAATCAACAAACTGTTAGAAGTAGCAGGAGTATTACCAGTCAGTTTTCCAAAAGACCCAAGAGTTCAAAGCTTGTGA